In the genome of Coraliomargarita algicola, one region contains:
- the galK gene encoding galactokinase: protein MKLIDNLSTQLFQRHFSGQPSHSAFAPGRIEFIGNHTDYNGGLVMGAAVTEGITIAVSLREDAQIHIVSDAGDLVELPLGNYQPLTGVDSWTNYPIGVTKVMTELGMRTPTGYNMAVTSTLPAGAGMSSSAAFELATAKALAALYGFETDTAGFARIGRKAENEFVGMPCGILDQGVSAFGQADHLVKIDCATESFATEPMPQGAHFWIFNSNKKHALVDSAYADRHRECHEALAQLQADYPEAQNLSQITEAQLESSKDKLDELLYRRAAHIVGENARVQAVEAALSQNDLAAVGAALNASHESSRVNFENSIEELDTLVELLKQQPTVFGARLTGGGFGGAVMALTNADFGQTHADQIATAFEAKHQLEPSIFHTRAGDGAKLLD, encoded by the coding sequence ATGAAGCTCATCGACAATCTGTCCACGCAACTCTTCCAGCGACACTTCTCTGGCCAACCCAGCCACTCCGCATTCGCCCCCGGACGAATCGAGTTTATCGGTAACCACACGGATTATAATGGAGGCCTGGTCATGGGGGCCGCTGTCACCGAGGGGATTACAATCGCAGTCAGCCTGCGTGAGGATGCTCAAATACACATTGTTAGCGACGCGGGTGACTTAGTGGAACTGCCACTGGGCAACTATCAGCCACTCACTGGAGTGGACTCATGGACGAACTACCCCATCGGCGTGACCAAGGTCATGACCGAACTCGGTATGCGCACGCCAACAGGCTACAACATGGCAGTCACCAGCACCTTGCCGGCTGGCGCCGGCATGAGCAGCAGTGCCGCCTTCGAGCTCGCCACAGCCAAGGCACTCGCCGCGCTCTACGGCTTCGAAACCGACACTGCCGGCTTTGCACGAATCGGCCGCAAAGCCGAAAACGAATTCGTCGGCATGCCCTGCGGCATACTCGACCAGGGTGTCTCCGCCTTTGGTCAAGCGGACCACTTGGTCAAGATCGACTGCGCCACAGAAAGCTTTGCCACCGAGCCCATGCCACAAGGCGCACACTTCTGGATATTTAATTCCAACAAGAAGCACGCACTCGTGGATTCCGCCTACGCCGACCGCCATCGCGAATGCCACGAGGCACTGGCACAGCTGCAAGCCGATTATCCCGAAGCACAGAATCTATCTCAGATCACAGAAGCCCAACTCGAAAGCTCCAAAGATAAACTCGATGAGCTACTGTATCGACGCGCCGCCCACATCGTGGGAGAGAACGCACGCGTACAAGCGGTCGAGGCAGCGCTTTCACAAAACGACTTAGCCGCAGTGGGTGCCGCACTCAACGCATCTCACGAAAGCTCACGAGTAAACTTCGAAAATAGCATTGAAGAGTTGGACACACTAGTCGAACTGCTAAAGCAGCAACCCACTGTTTTTGGGGCTCGCCTCACCGGTGGTGGATTCGGAGGCGCCGTCATGGCTCTCACCAATGCCGACTTCGGTCAAACACACGCCGACCAGATCGCGACTGCCTTCGAAGCAAAGCACCAGCTAGAGCCCTCCATTTTCCACACCCGTGCGGGCGATGGAGCAAAACTGCTCGACTAG
- a CDS encoding glutamine--tRNA ligase/YqeY domain fusion protein: MSDDTTETPTDFIRQMVAADVAAGKHDGRVQTRFPPEPNGYLQIGHAKAICLNFEIAKEFGGLCNLRFDDTNPEKESDEFVQAIQEDIKWLGYDWAKICFASDYFEQLFQWACQLIESGDAYVDELSFEQMRELRGSITEPGKPSPYRERPVEESLDLFQRMRAGEFDDGAKVLRAKIDMAHPNMNMRDPVMYRIKRMHHHRVGNAWPIYPSYDFTHGQSDSLEKVTHSLCSLEFEDHRPLYDWFIQKLGIFPSKQTEFARLNLTYTVVSKRKLRTLVEEGHVDSWNDPRMPTLSGMRRRGYPPAAIRNFCQTVGITKTPSTSDVALLEHAVRQELNRTACRRMAVIDPLEIELSNWPEDQVVEVDGINNPEDPSAGTRKIPFSKRLYIEQDDFKEVANKKFFRLKKGGEVRLRGAYIIKCDDCEKDAEGNITKLLCSVDLDTLNKNPEDRKVKGVIHWVSAEHAVKAKVRLFDRLFSVEKPEADKERDFTEFVNPDSLTETTALCEPSLAELPLGETCQFERIGYFCLDHQLSQADALVFNRTVALRDSWANKS, translated from the coding sequence ATGTCCGACGACACTACAGAGACTCCAACTGATTTTATCCGCCAAATGGTGGCCGCTGATGTGGCTGCTGGTAAACATGATGGACGCGTGCAGACGCGCTTCCCTCCCGAACCGAATGGCTACCTTCAAATCGGCCACGCCAAAGCCATCTGCCTGAACTTCGAAATCGCCAAGGAATTCGGAGGACTCTGCAACCTTCGCTTCGACGACACAAACCCGGAGAAGGAAAGTGATGAATTTGTGCAAGCCATCCAAGAGGACATCAAGTGGCTAGGCTACGACTGGGCAAAGATCTGCTTTGCCAGCGATTATTTCGAGCAACTGTTTCAATGGGCATGCCAACTGATCGAATCCGGCGACGCCTATGTCGATGAGCTCAGCTTCGAGCAAATGCGCGAGTTGCGAGGCTCGATCACCGAACCCGGCAAACCCAGCCCCTACCGCGAACGCCCGGTAGAAGAAAGCCTCGACTTATTCCAGCGCATGCGCGCAGGCGAGTTCGATGACGGAGCCAAAGTGCTGCGCGCGAAGATCGACATGGCCCATCCCAACATGAACATGCGTGACCCAGTAATGTATCGCATCAAGCGCATGCACCACCACCGCGTAGGCAACGCTTGGCCCATCTACCCAAGCTATGATTTCACGCATGGGCAAAGCGATTCACTCGAAAAGGTCACCCACTCGCTCTGCTCCCTGGAATTCGAAGACCACCGCCCACTCTACGATTGGTTTATCCAAAAACTCGGGATCTTCCCCTCTAAACAAACCGAATTCGCCCGCCTGAACCTGACCTACACCGTCGTGAGTAAGCGCAAACTCCGCACTCTCGTCGAAGAAGGCCACGTCGACAGCTGGAACGACCCTCGCATGCCCACCCTCTCCGGGATGCGGCGCCGCGGCTATCCACCCGCGGCCATCCGAAATTTCTGCCAGACCGTCGGCATAACCAAGACGCCTTCCACCAGCGACGTCGCCCTACTTGAGCACGCCGTGCGCCAAGAGCTCAATCGAACCGCGTGTCGCCGGATGGCCGTGATCGATCCACTGGAAATTGAGCTAAGCAACTGGCCGGAAGACCAAGTCGTCGAAGTCGATGGGATCAACAATCCTGAAGATCCAAGCGCCGGCACCCGTAAGATCCCCTTTAGCAAGCGCCTCTACATTGAGCAGGACGACTTCAAAGAGGTGGCCAATAAAAAATTCTTCCGCTTAAAGAAAGGCGGCGAAGTTCGCCTGCGCGGCGCCTATATCATTAAATGTGATGATTGTGAGAAAGACGCCGAGGGCAACATCACCAAGCTGCTCTGTTCCGTCGATCTCGACACCCTGAACAAAAACCCTGAAGACCGTAAGGTGAAGGGCGTGATTCATTGGGTCAGCGCCGAGCACGCAGTTAAAGCTAAAGTGCGTCTCTTTGATCGCCTCTTCTCAGTAGAAAAGCCTGAAGCCGATAAAGAGCGTGACTTCACGGAATTCGTCAACCCCGACTCGCTGACAGAAACCACAGCGCTCTGTGAACCTAGTCTGGCGGAGTTACCGCTTGGCGAGACCTGCCAATTCGAGCGCATCGGCTACTTCTGCCTCGATCATCAACTCAGCCAAGCGGACGCACTAGTCTTCAACCGCACCGTTGCCCTGCGCGACTCTTGGGCGAATAAATCCTAA